The window GACACGGGCTACCTGCAGGACATCGATAACCCGCAGTATTTTTTCCGTCCGGGAACGCCTAAATTTGTCAACATATTCGACCCAAATACCCGTGAACTAAAGCCCGGCCTGGATGATTTGTTCTTCTCCGAGGTGCAGAGAATCAAGGCCGGGTGGTTCCGGTTCGTTTTCGCAAAGCCTCTGGCCCAGAGATTCCAGATTAAGGAGGGGGATCTAGCCAGCTGGCGGGGAGTCGTGGCGCCGGATCTGTTCCTTATCGAGTGCGAGGGATTGCAGGTAACTGACATGGTGATCCAGAGCGGATCGGGCTTTGTGATCTATGAAGCCGGAGGCAATGGCGGCAATGTTTACCGCCGATGCCGCATCGAGCGCGGACCCGCCCCCAAAGGCGGCACGGAACGTCCGCTTTTTTCCGCAAATGCCGATGGATTTCACAGCGTCAGCGTGAGACGGGGACCCCAGCTGGTAGATTGCCGGTTCGAGCATATGAATGACGACTGCATAGCGATTCATGGGGTATCCTATCTGGTACTCGAGGCCGATGATAGGACACTGACCGTGGCGGCGGCTCCACAGTCGCATCCTTACTATAGCGAGGCGGGAGATACTCTGCGTATCTATGACGAGAATGGCGCTTCCGTGGATGAGTCAAAAATCATCTCCATCACCCCGTCGCCCGGCTACAAGATCACTCAGGATCTGAGTTCGTTCAGTCAATATGAGAACGAACGGAAGTCCGGCACACTCAAGGTATACACGGTGGTGCTGGACAAGGCTTGTCCAGCGCGTTTCCCGTGGTTTGCCGTAAATGCGGACACTCAGGGCAGCGGATTCGCCATTCGTAACTGCCGGGTAGGATTCAATCGCCCCAGAGGGATGCTGATTCAGGCCGGAGACGGGATCATCGAGGGCTGCACCGTGGAAGGCAGCGCGATCGGCGGGATCATCGTTGCTCCCGACATGCACTTCTGGGCCGAGGGAGATTATGCCCGCAACCTGATGATCCGGGACAACGTGCTGAGAAATGTGGGGATATGGACGCAGATCGGAGCTGTCAATATCAGTTGCTGGTGGGGTCGCGGATATGATCGTTTCACGCCGGCCGGAGGCCATCAGAATGTCACCGTCTCCGGAAACATCTTTGAGAACAATGACGGTCTGAACGTATTGGTGTCATCCGCCACAAATGTTTCGATCACAAACAACCGATTTATCTCCCCAGGAAAAAACCTTGAACCCTACCCTTTCAATGCCCCGGAAGGAGCCCTGGGATGGATCGTAAATAGCCGCAATATTACAGTGGAAGGCAATGCAATCATCAATCCGGGGGCGTACCTGAAGTCCGAGTTCGTTTTCTCTCCGCCACCGGCCAATCCTCCCATGAACCATGAGCAATAGAGCTGATATTGCCCCATCCATGCGGCTCTCCTCCGGGGCGTTTACCCTTGCGGAGTTGCTGGTCGTCATCGCTCTCGTCGGCGTGATTGCTTCCCTCCTGATATCAAGCCTGCAAAAGTACCGGAAGACTGCCAATGCCGCGCAATGCATCAACAACATGCGCACGATCGCGGGTGGCGTCATCATGTATACAGGGGACAATGAAGGACGGTTCCCTCCCTATATCACAGCCGCCAATGGTCAGCCCTGGAGCATGTATCGATCCTGGGATTACGTCATCAAACCCTATCTGGAGATGGCCTCCGAGCGCCCGGGCAAGTTGTTCAAATGCCCATCGGACCCGCGACCATATATCGACGCCAACGGAAACTACGCGCGGAGCTACTCGTTGAGCGCGTTTTACACCTCGACCAGCAGCTGGCCTCCTCCGGGCAGCGGCCTTATCTCCATCGACACCAGCGAGGGCGTGCCGACGCCGGTGCGCAGGATCGCACAAGTATCCCGGCCCACCAAATGCATCATGTTGTCAGAATGGTGCTCTGATCCCAACGGGCAGACTCTCGCCAATTACCAAAATCAACTGCCATACAGCGCCCTGACCAGCATCTGGATATGGAAGGGGCAGGAACCCGTTCTCTCAAACAAGAAGACCATCCATGACCCCATGATCAACTATGCTTTTGTCGACGGACACGTGGAAGCCTTGCGACTTTCCGATATCACGGATAATTTTTCTATATCGGGTAATACTCTGTGGACGGCGGTCACCCAGTAAAAAGCCTCCGTACGCAGACATGGAACAATCACACAGAAAATGACGTCTGTCACAGCATGCTCGGCAAATGATGCAAACATGGCCCCAACAGCCTCAGTATAAAAAGGTCGCGGAGGTTCTGCGAGAGCGAATCCTGCATGGGGATTACATAGTCAACGAGATCCCATCGCTGCGCAGACTCGCCTCCAAAATGGGCGTGAGCCATATCGTCGCACGCAAGGCGGTGGAGGCGCTCATCAAAGACGATCTGCTGGTCCAGTATCCGAATGGTCGACTGATGCCCAAGGTGCCTCGTCATCGGGCCGGACGCGAGGGGTTGCGCGTGGCTTTTCTCGCTCCGGCCTTTGATTCGCAATACATGTCCATGGTGCGACTCGGCGCCCAGATCGTCGCTGCCGAAAGCAGCTCCTTATTGCGCCCGATGGATTATGTCCATTGGAATGATCTCGTCATTGAGGAAGCGCTGAACAGCTTCGATGGCGTCATTCTCCTGGCCTCGACGGAGGAAATCCCTCCCAATGTGCTGGACGCTTTATCCGAGGCGTCGACATGCTTGATGACCGTGGATTACGACCTGACGGCCAGGGGCATTCCGTGTCTTTCCCTGTTTCGCGCCTCAAATATCCGGCACCTTCTGGACCATCTACAGTCTCTCGGACATCATCATGTGGATTGCCTCAACACCCAGCCCATTTGCCAGGAAACGGCAGCCCGGATCGAGTTTTGGCGACAGGGGACGCAGGAGCGGAAAATGCAGGGCAGCCTGATCAACGATCCGGTTCGGTCCTATGAACGGCCCATCGTTCGCGCTTATGAGGTCGTAAGCCGGCGACTGGATAACGGTGAAACGTTCGGCACGGCCGTCTTCTGTCCCAATGAATCCACAGCCAATGGTGCGATGAGGGCATTCTCGGAACATGGGCTTGAGGTTGGCAGGGACATCTCAGTCTGCGCCGTAGGAGATTTCGGCGGAGCGAGATACTCAACACCATCTCTCACGTCTTTGCAGATGCCCGATGTTGCCGCGCTGCTGCGGCCCTGCTTCGAATGGATAAAGTCGAAAAAACAAAAATGGTCAGGCCCATTGCTGGTTA of the Terrimicrobium sacchariphilum genome contains:
- a CDS encoding substrate-binding domain-containing protein, with the protein product MMQTWPQQPQYKKVAEVLRERILHGDYIVNEIPSLRRLASKMGVSHIVARKAVEALIKDDLLVQYPNGRLMPKVPRHRAGREGLRVAFLAPAFDSQYMSMVRLGAQIVAAESSSLLRPMDYVHWNDLVIEEALNSFDGVILLASTEEIPPNVLDALSEASTCLMTVDYDLTARGIPCLSLFRASNIRHLLDHLQSLGHHHVDCLNTQPICQETAARIEFWRQGTQERKMQGSLINDPVRSYERPIVRAYEVVSRRLDNGETFGTAVFCPNESTANGAMRAFSEHGLEVGRDISVCAVGDFGGARYSTPSLTSLQMPDVAALLRPCFEWIKSKKQKWSGPLLVKPQETVLFIGESTGKAFSSGN
- a CDS encoding DUF1559 family PulG-like putative transporter produces the protein MRLSSGAFTLAELLVVIALVGVIASLLISSLQKYRKTANAAQCINNMRTIAGGVIMYTGDNEGRFPPYITAANGQPWSMYRSWDYVIKPYLEMASERPGKLFKCPSDPRPYIDANGNYARSYSLSAFYTSTSSWPPPGSGLISIDTSEGVPTPVRRIAQVSRPTKCIMLSEWCSDPNGQTLANYQNQLPYSALTSIWIWKGQEPVLSNKKTIHDPMINYAFVDGHVEALRLSDITDNFSISGNTLWTAVTQ
- a CDS encoding right-handed parallel beta-helix repeat-containing protein; amino-acid sequence: MNAVELQSYISEAYRAGQKRVVIPRGEYRLAKLPDDEACLFFRGLEDFEIDATNVTFLICGKAQSIRLERCRNVTLKGGVFRHEIPPFSQGRIEHVDQGRRWFDVRIDTGYLQDIDNPQYFFRPGTPKFVNIFDPNTRELKPGLDDLFFSEVQRIKAGWFRFVFAKPLAQRFQIKEGDLASWRGVVAPDLFLIECEGLQVTDMVIQSGSGFVIYEAGGNGGNVYRRCRIERGPAPKGGTERPLFSANADGFHSVSVRRGPQLVDCRFEHMNDDCIAIHGVSYLVLEADDRTLTVAAAPQSHPYYSEAGDTLRIYDENGASVDESKIISITPSPGYKITQDLSSFSQYENERKSGTLKVYTVVLDKACPARFPWFAVNADTQGSGFAIRNCRVGFNRPRGMLIQAGDGIIEGCTVEGSAIGGIIVAPDMHFWAEGDYARNLMIRDNVLRNVGIWTQIGAVNISCWWGRGYDRFTPAGGHQNVTVSGNIFENNDGLNVLVSSATNVSITNNRFISPGKNLEPYPFNAPEGALGWIVNSRNITVEGNAIINPGAYLKSEFVFSPPPANPPMNHEQ